cgatggcaggCGGAGTTTTCTGTGACGACGCCCATATAGATGCCGAAGCGCGCGAACGGCTCGCAGCAGAGGTAGCGGATCAGCATAATGGCTAGAAACCAGTACACGGCAGGGAGCAGAGCCGGGAGCAGGCTCACATCCACTCCCCAGCCGCTACAGCCAACACCATACTTGTCTTGGTACGCCTTGATATTGAGGAAGGCACCTGGAAGCTCCGACCACCGCAGGGTGGTGTCCGTAACATCCCGGAAGCGACGGGTTGAGTTAGTTAGATCAGGTATATACAGCTCCGCCGGCGATGCATATGGGCTGCTGATTCCCTGAGCCCGAACGGTTTCCACAGAGTACTGAAGCGCCATGATGCTCAGCAGTAGCAACAGCAAGGCAGATATAAAAAGGAAGGGCTATagtgaggcagagagaaaagggataGGGGCAAGCAAGAGTACAATCAGTAAAGGGAAAAAGTTACAGAGGGACAGGGGAATGATTGTGCATGTGTGAGAGTgaccgtgtgcgtgtggtgtgtggtgtgtgtaggtgtgcgaaaggagagaaaatagaaacgaaaaaaaacgaggaaaCCCTTCACAAGGAGAACTGATGAGATGAACACTAGCTGAGCCGACACCAAACACTCAGACAGGTAGACACGCACGCGgtcagaggaggagaagaacaaaGAGGCGCTGTTAAGTTGAGGGGCGAAgggcaccaccgcagccaaAGATACAAACCGACAGAGGGAACACCAAGATGGGGCACCAAAAAGCGCAGGCGCACAACCTCGTGCgacaagagaggaggagtggggaaaagaaaaaaggcaCGTGATACTATTTCTCATGCGTGGGTGcttccaccccctcctctcctcaggTGTACGGTAAGacgagagtgagggagagcgcACGCAAAGTGCAAGAGGGAGTGAGCAAGGAATTATCGAAGGACCAACACGCGGACGTGAGACAAGGCTAGGCTGtatatatgcgtgtgtgtgcgtgtgagtgtgggtgtgtggatgaggaagagaggaggtgatgATGGGCAGAGACGCCGGGCACGGTTCTCTTATTCCTATCGCCGTTATGAGCTAAGCGTACCCCGGTGCGAATGCATACGTGTGTGCACTTCTAACTGTTCCCGTTAGTGATATtgcgtgtgtttttttttttttccgatGGGCATGGTGGGGAgtgaaggaagggggagggggcgagggaGGGTGTTCATGGGCAGTagcggaagagaagggggggggtcgtAGGTGCATacgaaagaggaggaacgAACTCTTTCAACGCGGGACCGCCCACACCAcggcgaagaagggggagaggcgagtAGCCGTAAGACTATCTGGCATCCCAAGTAtaagacaagagagagaggtggagtaCGCTCGTCATCTTGCTATCgcatgcggcgctgctgtgttgAAAATGACTCCCATTGTTGCGCTTCTCGTACTACTCCAGAGTCTCTCGTCTCCTTTGCTGAGATATAACATTCAttgagaaggagaggcggaggaggtgttgctcacgctctctctcgcctctcaCAGACCTATGGTAGcctggagaggggggagggcttGTGCCTCCCATCGTTGAGATGCTGCGTACAgggtgtgtgcacgtgtgtgctgTCTGCAGGGGCGCGAAGCACAGAGTCCCAGCCCACACCTATCCCCACACATAGGccagcaagaaaaagagaaggaaacgagaaagcgaagagaTCCTGCGTAGGCCAACACCTTTTCCCCACTCTTCAGTGTTGAGAGCGAGAgtggtgaaggtggaggaTGGCCGCGCCTTGGGAAAAACCACGCGAGGGATACACAGCGGCCTGAACGGAGATGCGGAtgaagtgggggggggggagagggtggcggtgaaAAGGCCGGTGTGACCGAGacgtggggggagggcgaaCGACAATGAAAAACAACGACACAGTGTCCCAtccaccgacacacacatatcCCAAGGATATCACTGGCTCACACCGAtattttcttccctcctctcaccgAGCAGGCGGAAAGGTGGCAGTAAAAACAAAAGACGCGCCGCCAGAATCTCCGCCATCACGCCTCATATCACCCATGACGCCATCTTTGCCTTGCTTATCGGCACGGACTTGGCACGAATACCACATGAGTAGAGAACGAGAACGAAGGTCGCATTCTCCAATCGAACAAGACAGCAGACCAGAAAAGAAGACGACACCCGCCGGCATGAACGCACTGATTTGtacatgtgcgtgtgtatgtggcgTCACTCGGATGCATccgagagagtggggggtcAATGGGtcctgtgcctctctctgggAGAGAATATAGAGGTGGGCCGTCCGAGGCGAAGGAAGGATGACAGGGACACGGAGAAAACATCACTAATGAAAAACCAAATGTGCTGATCTCTACACAAAAAAGTGTGCTCGACGCTGCTTCGTACGCATCGCTGAAATGGgtgaggcacacgcacacccaacGCAATCAAATCGacgagaaacagagaaaaaaaagcaccaaCGTACCTACCACAACGTCAAATATGTCGCGCCCAACAGTTTCCGTCGGGGTTTCCTCAGCAGGAGTCAGGAAAGGCGGAAGGGNNNNNNNNNNNNNNNNNNNNNNNNNNNNNNNNNNNNNNNNNNNNNNNNNNNNNNNNNNNNNNNNNNNNNNNNNNNNNNNNNNNNNNNNNNNNNNNNNNNNNNNNNNNNNNNNNNNNNNNNNNNNNNNNNNNNNNNNNNNNNNNNNNNNNNNNNNNNNNNNNNNNNNNNNNNNNNNNNNNNNNNNNNNNNNNNNNNNNNNNNNNNNNNNNNNNNNNNNNNNNNNNNNNNNNNNNNNNNNNNNNNNNNNNNNNNNNNNNNNNNNNNNNNNNNNNNNNNNNNNNNNNNNNNNNNNNNNNNNNNNNNNNNNNNNNNNNNNNNNNNNNNNNNNNNNNNNNNNNNNNNNNNNNNNNNNNNNNNNNNNNNNNNNNNNNNNNNNNNNNNNNNNNNNNNNNNNNNNNNNNNNNNNNNNNNNNNNNNNNNNNNNNNNNNNNNNNNNNNNNNNNNNNNNNNNNNNNNNNNNNNNNNNNNNNNNNNNNNNNNNNNNNNNNNNNNNNNNNNNNNNNNNNNNNNNNNNNNNNNNNNNNNNNNNNNNNNNNNNNNNNNNNNNNNNNNNNNNNNNNNNNNNNNNNNNNNNNNNNNNNNNNNNNNNNNNNNNNNNNNNNNNNNNNNNNNNNNNNNNNNNNNNNNNNNNNNNNNNNNNNNNNNNNNNNNNNNNNNNNNNNNNNNNNNNNNNNNNNNNNNNNNNNNNNNNNNNNNNNNNNNNNNNNNNNNNNNNNNNNNNNNNNNNNNNNNNNNNNNNNNNNNNNNNNNNNNNNNNNNNNNNNNNNNNNNNNNNNNNNNNNNNNNNNNNNNNNNNNNNNNNNNNNNNNNNNNNNNNNNNNNNNNNNNNNNNNNNNNNNNNNNNNNNNNNNNNNNNNNNNNNNNNNNNNNNNNNNNNNNNNNNNNNNNNNNNNNNNNNNNNNNNNNNNNNNNNNNNNNNNNNNNNNNNNNNNNNNNNNNNNNNNNNNNNNNNNNNNNNNNNNNNNNNNNNNNNNNNNNNNNNNNNNNNNNNNNNNNNNNNNNNNNNNNNNNNNNNNNNNNNNNNNNNNNNNNNNNNNNNNNNNNNNNNNNNNNNNNNNNNNNNNNNNNNNNNNNNNNNNNNNNNNNNNNNNNNNNNNNNNNNNNNNNNNNNNNNNNNNNNNNNNNNNNNNNNNNNNNNNNNNNNNNNNNNNNNNNNNNNNNNNNNNNNNNNNNNNNNNNNNNNNNNNNNNNNNNNNNNNNNNNNNNNNNNNNNNNNNNNNNNNNNNNNNNNNNNNNNNNNNNNNNNNNNNNNNNNNNNNNNNNNNNNNNNNNNNNNNNNNNNNNNNNNNNNNNNNNNNNNNNNNNNNNNNNNNNNNNNNNNNNNNNNNNNNNNNNNNNNNNNNNNNNNNNNNNNNNNNNNNNNNNNNNNNNNNNNNNNNNNNNNNNNNNNNNNNNNNNNNNNNNNNNNNNNNNNNNNNNNNNNNNNNNNNNNNNNNNNNNNNNNNNNNNNNNNNNNNNNNNNNNNNNNNNNNNNNNNNNNNNNNNNNNNNNNNNNNNNNNNNNNNNNNNNNNNNNNNNNNNNNNNNNNNNNNNNNNNNNNNNNNNNNNNNNNNNNNNNNNNNNNNNNNNNNNNNNNNNNNNNNNNNNNNNNNNNNNNNNNNNNNNNNNNNNNNNNNNNNNNNNNNNNNNNNNNNNNNNNNNNNNNNNNNNNNNNNNNNNNNNNNNNNNNNNNNNNNNNNNNNNNNNNNNNNNNNNNNNNNNNNNNNNNNNNNNNNNNNNNNNNNNNNNNNNNNNNNNNNNNNNNNNNNNNNNNNNNNNNNNNNNNNNNNNNNNNNNNNNNNNNNNNNNNNNNNNNNNNNNNNNNNNNNNNNNNNNNNNNNNNNNNNNNNNNNNNNNNNNNNNNNNNNNNNNNNNNNNNNNNNNNNNNNNNNNNNNNNNNNNNNNNNNNNNNNNNNNNNNNNNNNNNNNNNNNNNNNNNNNNNNNNNNNNNNNNNNNNNNNNNNNNNNNNNNNNNNNNNNNNNNNNNNNNNNNNNNNNNNNNNNNNNNNNNNNNNNNNNNNNNNNNNNNNNNNNNNNNNNNNNNNNNNNNNNNNNNNNNNNNNNNNNNNNNNNNNNNNNNNNNNNNNNNNNNNNNNNNNNNNNNNNNNNNNNNNNNNNNNNNNNNNNNNNNNNNNNNNNNNNNNNNNNNNNNNNNNNNNNNNNNNNNNNNNNNNNNNNNNNNNNNNNNNNNNNNNNNNNNNNNNNNNNNNNNNNNNNNNNNNNNNNNNNNNNNNNNNNNNNNNNNNNNNNNNNNNNNNNNNNNNNNNNNNNNNNNNNNNNNNNNNNNNNNNNNNNNNNNNNNNNNNNNNNNNNNNNNNNNNNNNNNNNNNNNNNNNNNNNNNNNNNNNNNNNNNNNNNNNNNNNNNNNNNNNNNNNNNNNNNNNNNNNNNNNNNNNNNNNNNNNNNNNNNNNNNNNNNNNNNNNNNNNNNNNNNNNNNNNNNNNNNNNNNNNNNNNNNNNNNNNNNNNNNNNNNNNNNNNNNNNNNNNNNNNNNNNNNNNNNNNNNNNNNNNNNNNNNNNNNNNNNNNNNNNNNNNNNNNNNNNNNNNNNNNNNNNNNNNNNNNNNNNNNNNNNNNNNNNNNNNNNNNNNNNNNNNNNNNNNNNNNNNNNNNNNNNNNNNNNNNNNNNNNNNNNNNNNNNNNNNNNNNNNNNNNNNNNNNNNNNNNNNNNNNNNNNNNNNNNNNNNNNNNNNNNNNNNNNNNNNNNNNNNNNNNNNNNNNNNNNNNNNNNNNNNNNNNNNNNNNNNNNNNNNNNNNNNNNNNNNNNNNNNNNNNNNNNNNNNNNNNNNNNNNNNNNNNNNNNNNNNNNNNNNNNNNNNNNNNNNNNNNNNNNNNNNNNNNNNNNNNNNNNNNNNNNNNNNNNNNNNNNNNNNNNNNNNNNNNNNNNNNNNNNNNNNNNNNNNNNNNNNNNNNNNNNNNNNNNNNNNNNNNNNNNNNNNNNNNNNNNNNNNNNNNNNNNNNNNNNNNNNNNNNNNNNNNNNNNNNNNNNNNNNNNNNNNNNNNNNNNNNNNNNNNNNNNNNNNNNNNNNNNNNNNNNNNNNNNNNNNNNNNNNNNNNNNNNNNNNNNNNNNNNNNNNNNNNNNNNNNNNNNNNNNNNNNNNNNNNNNNNNNNNNNNNNNNNNNNNNNNNNNNNNNNNNNNNNNNNNNNNNNNNNNNNNNNNNNNNNNNNNNNNNNNNNNNNNNNNNNNNNNNNNNNNNNNNNNNNNNNNNNNNNNNNNNNNNNNNNNNNNNNNNNNNNNNNNNNNNNNNNNNNNNNNNNNNNNNNNNNNNNNNNNNNNNNNNNNNNNNNNNNNNNNNNNNNNNNNNNNNNNNNNNNNNNNNNNNNNNNNNNNNNNNNNNNNNNNNNNNNNNNNNNNNNNNNNNNNNNNNNNNNNNNNNNNNNNNNNNNNNNNNNNNNNNNNNNNNNNNNNNNNNNNNNNNNNNNNNNNNNNNNNNNNNNNNNNNNNNNNNNNNNNNNNNNNNNNNNNNNNNNNNNNNNNNNNNNNNNNNNNNNNNNNNNNNNNNNNNNNNNNNNNNNNNNNNNNNNNNNNNNNNNNNNNNNNNNNNNNNNNNNNNNNNNNNNNNNNNNNNNNNNNNNNNNNNNNNNNNNNNNNNNNNNNNNNNNNNNNNNNNNNNNNNNNNNNNNNNNNNNNNNNNNNNNNNNNNNNNNNNNNNNNNNNNNNNNNNNNNNNNNNNNNNNNNNNNNNNNNNNNNNNNNNNNNNNNNNNNNNNNNNNNNNNNNNNNNNNNNNNNNNNNNNNNNNNNNNNNNNNNNNNNNNNNNNNNNNNNNNNNNNNNNNNNNNNNNNNNNNNNNNNNNNNNNNNNNNNNNNNNNNNNNNNNNNNNNNNNNNNNNNNNNNNNNNNNNNNNNNNNNNNNNNNNNNNNNNNNNNNNNNNNNNNNNNNNNNNNNNNNNNNNNNNNNNNNNNNNNNNNNNNNNNNNNNNNNNNNNNNNNNNNNNNNNNNNNNNNNNNNNNNNNNNNNNNNNNNNNNNNNNNNNNNNNNNNNNNNNNNNNNNNNNNNNNNNNNNNNNNNNNNNNNNNNNNNNNNNNNNNNNNNNNNNNNNNNNNNNNNNNNNNNNNNNNNNNNNNNNNNNNNNNNNNNNNNNNNNNNNNNNNNNNNNNNNNNNNNNNNNNNNNNNNNNNNNNNNNNNNNNNNNNNNNNNNNNNNNNNNNNNNNNNNNNNNNNNNNNNNNNNNNNNNNNNNNNNNNNNNNNNNNNNNNNNNNNNNNNNNNNNNNNNNNNNNNNNNNNNNNNNNNNNNNNNNNNNNNNNNNNNNNNNNNNNNNNNNNNNNNNNNNNNNNNNNNNNNNNNNNNNNNNNNNCCTCGGCATCGAGGCGCTATTGTCCTTGTAGAGAACGAATGACTAGGAGGACAAGTGGCCCAGGGAATGACGACTTGCTTGCGTGCAGCATACTGAGTGCTTGTGGGTGTGACGGTAGGAAGAGTTGCGGAGATGCTCAACTTCACACGTTAAGCCTGGAGGTGATACGtcgaggaaagggggagaaagggaaagccAGTCGCAGTCCCTTCGCCTCGCTACCGTAGACGTCTCTCTGTATTCTCGTGAAAATGTGGAGTCAAAATTGAGTTTACCGAATCCGGAGAGACGGCAGTGCACTGCACGCACTTGACCAGCGTCGTGCTCAAGCGTCAAAGGCATTCCGCCcagtgaaaagagaaagtgcTGAAAAGAAAGAACATGTCGCGGGCTCCTGGGTGATGGAGGCTCGCGGGATTCGGTTCATTCACTCAGGCTTCCCGgtcttccctttctccttgtAGCGCCGTTGCTCATGAGAACCTCAGCTGTGCTACACACAAGGTTTTACAGACAGATGCACACAGCACTGCCAAAGGTGAGGTCTTTCAGTCTTGTGGCGTTCACCAAGTCGAAGGTTGCTTGCGTGGAGCTCACAAGCCGCTTCATCCTTCACCGGATGAAAGTTGATCGCCTTTTGTTCATGTTTGTGTGACCAAGTCCCTTGATGCTCTCCAGCGATGGGAGTCTGTATTCACAGCTGGAAGTCTTAGGCGAGCGTTGCGAACGTGAGTGGAAAAGAGGGCCCAACATACGGGGTTGGGAAGAAGGGATGCACGGAAGTGGGATTACACAGAGGAAGTAGCTCAGCCACGTTGCGGTGAGAAAAGAGGGCAGAGCAGAGAAGGATATGCGCAATTCAATCGCGCAAAACCGCCCGCACTCGTCAATGTCCCGCTCCCCTTCTGCAGACGTGAGCAGAGGTGTGGGCTAACAGCCGTGTGCGACCGCCACCGTCCCCTTTCACCACACGGAAAAGACACGCGCATTGCGGCTCACTTCTTCTTTGCGCTTTTTTTGGGTGCCTTTTttgattttttttcttttcttcgctcgcCCTCGTTCGGCACAAAAAACTCCGGAGGGATGTACAACACGCCGACAGGGGGCTACGAAGAACACGAGATGGGGAAACCCGACACTGAGGCCTGTTAAGGAGTGCCAACAtgcgtcctcctctctcttacacacacacacacgcacacatgtggAGAACGCGATATGCACTTCGAGTAGACTTTAGAACAGGAGAGAAGGAATCAAACTATCATCACCACAGCCCAGACAGCCCACCATTACACACGCTCGCACACTCCACCTCCGCTTTTCTTCTCATTTTGTTTTGTTCTGAGAGGAGCCCCAAACCGATGCCAACATCAGAGGCAACACTGTTGCAACTTACGGCATCGTGTGAGGTACGCGAGGTCGAGGAAGTAAGACGAGCGGCATCCTAAGGAGAGATGAACAAAAGAGGCGACATGAATGAGTACCCTCTGCGTCCcacttttctccctccttttaATCTTCTTACGAACAGACTTACGTGTTCACATCTTATCTGCAACAGTCAGAAACAATCGCGGGCGGGGGTCGAAGATATTCAAGGACCGGTCCTCCGCACTTCACCCGTGCGTACCTTTTCGCTGGTCTACGCACAGCTGCTACACGCCAAAGGTGAACGCATTCGGCTTCtcgaaaagagaaaagaataAAGGACTGACAAGCGCAGTTGAATGAGtggcagcacctgcgcgccgCGAAAGGAGCGCTGGccacaaagaaaaacatgTTGCGCCCTTTTTAAGTATCGTCACGGGAAActacgcgcacacgcagaggcgcacacatcCGCCTaactccccctccacccccactGAAACGCTTTCACTTCCCTTTCTTACATTCCACGGGAGTGATAGACCCGCCCACCTGGCTGCCCACGTACGGCGGCACAtcgaacaaaaaaaaacaaaagaagcaaaacaaTAAGTACAGGGCGTTATCCGTTCTCTCTTACATCTTCCTTGGCAGGCTACTCCAAGCCGCACcgtcggcgcggctgcaCTTTCGCTCACCAACACgacaaaaacaaaaaaaacgcaaGAGAAAAAACTAAAACTTCACTACGCAATCAAATCGTTTCGTAGATGGTGCCGGCGGTGCCAAATACAATGCCGACAACGCCGCAGATCAGCAGCAGGTACGTGTTCAGGTACGTGAACCAAcccacctgcgccaccgtgAAGCTGCCCGAGTACATGACGAACAACGCGGGGAAGACAAAGGCNNNNNNNNNNNNNNNNNNNNNNNNNNNNNNNNNNNNNNNNNNNNNNNNNNNNNNNNNNNNNNNNNNNNNNNNNNNNNNNNNNNNNNNNNNNNNNNNNNNNATCGAGCGGGTTGaacatgagcagcagcgacttgCCCAGCAGGTTCTTGCTGCCAAAGTCAAGGTAGccgaacacgcacaccagcaggTACAGCGTGCCGCACATCATCATGCCGATGAACGCTGCCAGCGTGTAGTTCTTCGCCGTGCGAATCTCCGGCCTGAAATCCCAGAAAACCTCGTACGCGTTGACCTGACAGACATACGCAAACACAAAGATGCCCACGGTGTAGATTACAGAGTTGCCGGtgcgaaaaagaaacacgGTGTTGTGCTCCAGCTTGTCATCATCCACTTGATTGCCGGACAGCCGAATGTGCTTGGACGTTTCGGGCAGTCCGTGCCGGATGCTGTGCACGACAGCCATAATGACGAAGTACACAATAAACATCACCGCGAGAGCGGAGGCGTAGCGGAGCGAGTCGACATGCTTCGgaatgagcagcggcagcatcacGCAGAGCCAAATGATGACTGTGAAAACGCGGTTGCCCTGTGTAGTGGCGAAGAATTGAATTGCGCTGTTGTCGGGGTGCTGCTTTGCCGCACCGGCGAACATGGGTGTAATGGAGTTGCCAATGCTGATGACGTACGCGACGGACGCGGAAAAGCCGTGGAAGCAGCGAATGAACGCGGCCCAGTAGGAGAAGGCGTACTTCCCGGCCGGGAAGAGCCAGCGCGCCATGCCCTCGAAGCTCTTGATGCGCGTATTCTGCGCCGCGAGTGCGAGGATGTACATGGAGAACACGGAGAAGTACGTGATGACGATGAGGTAGAGGATGGCGAGAATGAGACCTGCCGAGTCGGTCGCCGACGGCAGACCAAGGATGCCGGCGCCGATGGACGCACTCGCCATGTTGAAGGCGGCGGAGAGAATGCCGCCAGGCGGAATGATGGTGCACACCGCCTTGATGACGCCGTCGCGGATGCACTGCAGAACACCAAGGCATCCCGTGCGGCGCGGCTGAGAGTGGGAAGGCTGCTGTGCCTTGTTCTGAGCATGGTGAGTGTGCTCTTGACTGTAGTGGACAGGGCTGTGCGGACGGTGTGTCTCACCGTTACTCATGCTGGCGTGATTGGACATCTTACACAGCGGAACGCTTGATGTGGTAAAGTGTGGAGCGTTGCCAGAATgaaagcgaggaagagggtctAATAAGTTTAGGGAGGTGGATAGGAGGTGAAGAAAGGCGGCCTCCGGAGGGAAAACAGGGAAGAACGAGGTACCCCTCTGGGAGGTTGAAAGGATGAAAGAGGTGGAAAGCGATGTGAGGTGAGCTGATTCAAAATGAGTAGAGGAAGCGGAAACGATTTcaagtggtggtggggaggggtgtaGGGGGGCTGGgtcgagagaaagagagccagTGGATGCGGTGGCTGCGCGGAGAGGGACGTTACGTGAAGGCGCATGCAGCTTGGCGCGTATTGCGTagcgtgtgggggtgtgAAACGTTGAAAGAGTGGGTCCGCGTTTCGTTGGCGAAAAGATTGTTCGTGAAGCGCGAGAGAAGAGtagaggagcagcggaggTCGCAAAACGAAcgcgaaggggagagaggcatgcGAAGTGTGAGAatggggggcggggggaaaAGCGGGCCTGAGCACAGGCGGTGCAGTTGTTGGACGGATCTTGACAAGTAGAC
The DNA window shown above is from Leishmania panamensis strain MHOM/PA/94/PSC-1 chromosome 31 sequence and carries:
- the AAT8.B gene encoding amino acid transporter (TriTrypDB/GeneDB-style sysID: LpmP.31.1700.A~partially sequenced multicopy gene); translated protein: AFVFPALFVMYSGSFTVAQVGWFTYLNTYLLLICGVVGIVFGTAGTIYETI
- the AAT8.B gene encoding amino acid transporter (TriTrypDB/GeneDB-style sysID: LpmP.31.1700.B~partially sequenced multicopy gene), whose protein sequence is MSNHASMSNGETHRPHSPVHYSQEHTHHAQNKAQQPSHSQPRRTGCLGVLQCIRDGVIKAVCTIIPPGGILSAAFNMASASIGAGILGLPSATDSAGLILAILYLIVITYFSVFSMYILALAAQNTRIKSFEGMARWLFPAGKYAFSYWAAFIRCFHGFSASVAYVISIGNSITPMFAGAAKQHPDNSAIQFFATTQGNRVFTVIIWLCVMLPLLIPKHVDSLRYASALAVMFIVYFVIMAVVHSIRHGLPETSKHIRLSGNQVDDDKLEHNTVFLFRTGNSVIYTVGIFVFAYVCQVNAYEVFWDFRPEIRTAKNYTLAAFIGMMMCGTLYLLVCVFGYLDFGSKNLLGKSLLLMFNPLD